TCCCCTCCAACAACAAAAAATCTCTGCGGCAAACTACTAAAAGCCATGAAACAACATAAAAACCGTCATGCCCATTTTGTGTGCGCTATGGCGATTGCCTACCCTAACGGAGAAGAAAAAGTTGTCGTCGGAAAAGTCTTTGGAAGGATCAGCTATGAAATGAAAGGAGAACACGGGTTTGGATATGACCCTGTTTTTATCCCAAGAGGTTACAAAAAAACCTTTTCGGAAATCTCTCCGCATTCTAAAAATATTATAAGCCATAGATCTGACGCCTTAAAAAAACTCAGAAAAATATTAAAATTCGGTGGCAATAAATGAACCCCGACTTCCTAATCGGGGTGAATATCTCCCCCGCGTTAGTATCGCTCTTTTTTGTCTTTCTTGCGGAACTTGGAGACAAAACACAATTTTTAACAATAGGCCTTTCAACAAAATATAAAAAAACTTATATTTTTGCGGGAATTTTATCGGCAACAATTATACTTATGGGTATAGCTGTTTTTTTTGGAAGTCTAATTGGCAATGTCATCCCTATGGTATATATAAATTTTTTTTCTGGGATAATATTTATCTTTTTTGGAA
This genomic window from candidate division WOR-1 bacterium RIFOXYB2_FULL_36_35 contains:
- a CDS encoding non-canonical purine NTP pyrophosphatase, RdgB/HAM1 family — its product is MDIIVATTNKHKLEEIKKIFDLLQTADGQTKLNIIGKNIKVLEDGKIFEENALKKARAAARKFKKIGIADDSGLVVNALNGNPGIMSARYASPPTTKNLCGKLLKAMKQHKNRHAHFVCAMAIAYPNGEEKVVVGKVFGRISYEMKGEHGFGYDPVFIPRGYKKTFSEISPHSKNIISHRSDALKKLRKILKFGGNK